The Sinorhizobium fredii genome contains the following window.
GCTTGCCCTGCAGTGACAGCTCCGCGACCGTGATGGTCGAAGCCAATGACGAATCCTTGAGCAGCATGACCATAGTACTGCCATAGGGCGGCAGCGCGACGCGGATCGCCTGAGGCAGGATGACGCGCCGCATCAGCAAACTCCAGCCCATGCCGATCGACAGCGCGGCCTCCGTCTGCCCCCGGTCGATCGCCTCGATCCCGGCGCGGAAGAGCTCCGCCATATAGGGCGAGTAGGCGATGCCGAGGCCAATGACCGCCGCCTGGAGGGCTGTCAGAGACAAGCCCAGATCCGGCATCACGAAATAGATGTAGAACAGCGTCACCATGCCGGGGATGCCGCGCACGACGACGATCATCGTGCGTGCCGTCCAGGCGAGCGGGGCAATACCGCTCACCCGCATGAAAGCGAGTGTCAGGCCGAGCACGGTCGCGAGCACAAAAGCGCCGAGCGTCACCAGTACTGTTAAGTAGGCGCCCTGCATCAGAACCGGAAGGAAGGTTGGAACCTGGCTGAGGAAATGAGTCATGGTTCGATCCACTAGGGGGGCCTAGAGGCCCCACTTCTTCAGGATCGCATCGAAGCGCCCGTCCTCTTTCATCCTGGCGAGGCTGGCGTTTATCTTCGCCAGAAGCTCGACGTTACCCTGCTCAACGGCGATGTTGATCGGCCCCACCACCGACGGCTTGTAGGAGTTGACGAGGCGCAGCTGCGGAAAGC
Protein-coding sequences here:
- a CDS encoding amino acid ABC transporter permease codes for the protein MTHFLSQVPTFLPVLMQGAYLTVLVTLGAFVLATVLGLTLAFMRVSGIAPLAWTARTMIVVVRGIPGMVTLFYIYFVMPDLGLSLTALQAAVIGLGIAYSPYMAELFRAGIEAIDRGQTEAALSIGMGWSLLMRRVILPQAIRVALPPYGSTMVMLLKDSSLASTITVAELSLQGKLLASSTFENTTIFTLVALTYLAMSLPLTALNGWLERRMGQGR